The Sulfurimonas hydrogeniphila genome includes a window with the following:
- a CDS encoding class I SAM-dependent methyltransferase gives MPICRVCKCKENQILRADYVFGGKDEHNFWECSKCGVIYLYPYLTEEEEKHFYKKEFEKFMSKRVGDHRDWSNAQKHIDSNQDQVKRRWHFLANHLHKGKKILEIGCSSGFMMDAFKNVGLDCYGVEPSGEFLEFLKKNGHQAYESISELKNKESIKFDLIVHFFVFEHIANPFDFLKETYEMLNDGGVIIAEIPSATDVLTSVYNIPTFEKFYWSIAHHYYYNPQSLKYILDELGYKYELLAEQRYDLSNHITWMMDGKPGGQGRFDIFSEKTLEAYRNDLINNWKCDTIILKIFKD, from the coding sequence ATGCCAATATGTAGAGTATGTAAATGTAAAGAGAATCAAATCTTAAGAGCAGATTATGTATTTGGTGGAAAAGATGAGCATAATTTTTGGGAATGTTCAAAATGTGGTGTAATATATTTATACCCATATTTAACCGAAGAAGAAGAAAAACATTTTTATAAAAAAGAGTTTGAAAAATTTATGTCCAAAAGAGTAGGTGACCATCGAGATTGGAGCAATGCACAAAAGCATATAGATTCAAACCAAGATCAAGTAAAAAGGCGATGGCACTTTTTAGCCAATCATTTGCACAAAGGCAAAAAAATATTAGAAATTGGTTGTTCATCAGGATTTATGATGGATGCTTTTAAAAATGTTGGTTTAGATTGTTATGGGGTTGAACCATCTGGTGAATTCTTAGAATTTTTAAAAAAGAACGGGCATCAAGCTTACGAAAGCATAAGTGAATTAAAGAATAAAGAAAGTATTAAATTTGATTTGATAGTACATTTTTTTGTATTTGAACATATAGCTAATCCATTTGATTTTTTAAAAGAAACTTACGAAATGCTCAATGATGGTGGAGTTATTATAGCCGAAATACCATCTGCTACGGATGTATTGACTTCTGTTTATAATATACCAACATTTGAAAAATTTTATTGGTCTATTGCGCATCATTATTATTATAATCCTCAATCATTGAAATATATTTTAGATGAGTTAGGATATAAATATGAATTATTAGCGGAACAGAGATATGATTTGTCAAATCATATAACTTGGATGATGGATGGAAAACCAGGGGGACAAGGTAGATTTGATATTTTTTCTGAAAAAACATTAGAAGCTTATAGGAATGATTTAATAAATAATTGGAAATGTGATACTATCATATTAAAAATTTTTAAGGATTAG
- a CDS encoding NAD-dependent epimerase/dehydratase family protein, translating to MRYLVTGGAGFIGSAIANRLLNEGNEVYVIDNLQTGHLSNIPKNTVFINEDFSKNETIEKLQNAKFDVIFHIGGQSSGEISFEDPEYDLNTNTLSTLKLLQYCVKTGCKKFVYASTMSVYGEQSNKEQFSEDDVENPKSFYAVGKLASEKYMKIFAQQYDIEYVALRYFNVYGPGQNLENLKQGMVSIYLKQFLDDSFEKVLVKGDLNRFRDLIYIDDVVDITIESSRNDKFKNKILNIGTGKKTTVKQILTLIKDNLQSTKDIVISKGTPGDQFGIYANNQLLLSIYDKPLTSFEQGLKKMIEWVKEN from the coding sequence ATGCGATATTTAGTAACAGGAGGAGCAGGGTTTATTGGTAGTGCTATTGCTAATAGATTGTTAAATGAGGGAAATGAAGTATATGTTATAGACAATCTTCAAACAGGTCATCTTTCTAACATCCCTAAAAATACAGTTTTTATTAATGAAGATTTTAGTAAAAATGAAACTATTGAAAAGCTTCAAAATGCAAAATTTGATGTAATTTTTCATATAGGTGGTCAAAGTTCTGGGGAGATAAGTTTTGAAGACCCAGAATATGATTTAAATACTAATACATTATCTACTTTGAAGTTATTGCAATATTGTGTAAAAACAGGATGTAAAAAATTTGTATATGCTTCTACTATGTCTGTATATGGGGAGCAATCCAATAAAGAGCAATTTTCTGAAGATGATGTTGAAAATCCAAAATCATTTTATGCTGTTGGCAAATTGGCAAGTGAAAAATATATGAAAATTTTTGCACAACAATATGATATAGAGTATGTAGCATTAAGATACTTTAATGTGTATGGTCCGGGGCAAAATCTTGAAAATTTAAAACAGGGCATGGTTAGTATATATCTGAAGCAATTTTTAGATGATTCTTTTGAAAAGGTACTTGTAAAAGGTGATTTAAATCGTTTTAGGGATTTAATATATATTGATGATGTTGTTGACATCACTATAGAGTCTTCAAGAAATGATAAATTTAAAAACAAAATCTTAAATATTGGGACAGGTAAAAAAACAACAGTCAAGCAGATATTGACTTTAATAAAAGATAATTTACAAAGTACAAAAGATATTGTTATATCAAAAGGTACTCCTGGTGATCAGTTTGGGATATATGCAAATAATCAATTATTACTCAGTATATATGATAAACCATTAACAAGTTTTGAGCAAGGTTTAAAAAAAATGATTGAGTGGGTTAAGGAGAATTAA
- a CDS encoding acyltransferase gives MKVINKFKKLFFQLYIAFLSSIPTKLGTTLRYWGYRPFFQEVKGKFNIDTGVTIMGFKNISLGNDIVLMKNSYVYAHDGGDIVIGNNFTMNTNSQLGASFGKIVIGDDCAIAPNCVLRAANHTFDDPNVPFREQGHTYGEIIIEDDVWISSNCVITANTKIGKSSIIGAGSVVTKDVEPYSVMGGVPAKLIRKRK, from the coding sequence TTGAAAGTTATCAATAAATTTAAAAAGTTATTTTTTCAACTTTATATAGCATTCTTATCATCAATACCAACAAAACTGGGCACAACATTAAGATATTGGGGTTATAGACCTTTTTTTCAAGAAGTAAAAGGAAAATTTAATATTGATACTGGAGTAACTATTATGGGGTTTAAAAATATTTCATTAGGTAATGATATAGTATTAATGAAAAATAGTTATGTTTATGCTCATGATGGAGGGGATATTGTGATAGGAAATAACTTCACAATGAATACTAATTCACAACTTGGTGCTAGTTTTGGTAAGATAGTTATTGGAGATGATTGTGCGATTGCTCCGAATTGTGTATTAAGAGCCGCAAATCATACTTTTGATGACCCCAATGTTCCGTTTAGAGAACAAGGACATACTTATGGTGAGATTATAATAGAAGATGATGTTTGGATTTCCTCAAATTGTGTGATTACAGCAAATACTAAAATAGGCAAAAGTTCAATTATTGGTGCGGGTTCTGTAGTTACAAAAGATGTAGAACCATATTCTGTTATGGGTGGTGTTCCTGCAAAACTTATACGAAAGAGAAAATAA
- a CDS encoding nucleotidyltransferase family protein — translation MRLTDDEVNLIKKAFFETFKDGKIYLFGSRVDDTKRGGDIDLYIVPKNHDELRKKKIDFLVKLDEYIGEQKIDVVIAKDLNRLIEKEALRTGIEL, via the coding sequence ATGAGACTCACTGATGATGAAGTAAACTTAATAAAAAAAGCTTTTTTTGAAACTTTTAAAGATGGTAAAATTTATCTTTTTGGAAGTCGTGTAGATGATACAAAAAGAGGTGGGGATATTGACTTGTATATTGTTCCTAAAAATCATGATGAGTTAAGAAAAAAGAAGATTGATTTTTTAGTAAAATTAGATGAGTACATAGGTGAGCAAAAAATTGATGTAGTAATTGCAAAAGATTTAAATAGACTTATAGAAAAAGAGGCTTTAAGAACAGGGATAGAACTATGA
- the kdsB gene encoding 3-deoxy-manno-octulosonate cytidylyltransferase, translating into MNIISIIPARMGSSRFPGKPMADILGMPMIGHVYKRVKMSKLLSEVYVATCDEEIYNYVESIGGKAVMTSDCHERCSDRCAEAMLKIEQDENIKVDIMIMVQGDEPLTFPQMIDEAVEPMLQDTSIKITNLVADLNTVEEFEDPNEVKVVMDKNNHALYFSREPIPSRKKGVLDVPMKKQVCVIPFTRDFLLEYNEMEPTPLEIIESVDMMRILENGGKVKMIDTEYETKAVDTKEDLDKVVEIMKDDELFENYI; encoded by the coding sequence ATGAATATCATTTCGATAATTCCAGCAAGAATGGGCTCAAGTAGGTTTCCAGGTAAACCGATGGCAGATATACTTGGAATGCCAATGATAGGACATGTTTACAAAAGGGTAAAAATGTCTAAACTTTTGAGTGAAGTGTATGTAGCTACATGTGATGAAGAAATTTATAATTATGTAGAATCCATAGGCGGAAAAGCTGTTATGACAAGTGATTGCCATGAGAGATGCAGTGACAGGTGTGCGGAGGCTATGCTTAAAATAGAACAAGATGAAAATATCAAAGTTGACATCATGATAATGGTGCAGGGTGATGAGCCTTTGACATTTCCTCAGATGATAGATGAAGCAGTAGAACCTATGCTTCAAGATACAAGCATAAAAATTACAAACTTAGTAGCCGATTTAAACACGGTTGAAGAGTTTGAAGATCCAAATGAAGTAAAAGTTGTTATGGATAAGAATAATCATGCCCTTTATTTTTCACGAGAACCAATACCAAGTAGAAAAAAAGGTGTTTTGGATGTTCCTATGAAAAAACAAGTGTGTGTCATACCGTTTACTAGAGATTTTTTACTAGAGTACAATGAAATGGAACCAACACCTTTAGAGATAATAGAATCAGTTGATATGATGAGAATTCTTGAAAATGGGGGCAAAGTTAAAATGATAGACACAGAGTATGAAACAAAAGCTGTTGATACAAAGGAAGATTTGGATAAAGTTGTGGAGATTATGAAAGATGATGAGTTGTTTGAGAACTATATATAA
- a CDS encoding IS110 family transposase — translation MHYYVGIDIAKGFHVACVVNQDDKVIKKSLKFSNDENGFNELLLLLNSIDEVSTFTIGMETTGIFFENLYLYLSEKGFNVLLLNPYQTNRFREMDSMKKVKNDNIDALMIAALIKSGRYSKAYVSEDTYQSIKSLYRHKNNLLEEMKKHKRQISTLLAVVFPEMEQVIRDPFNVTGLALLEKYPTAKHYHHASVERILKTFRGIKGNNFNEEKATKLLELAKHSVYQGNGVDERAYVIKSHIRVIKLLQEELKELENEMLKLFNQTPQLESNEEQEIMNIIDNLRTIPGVSDKTIFALISECGDLARFKNNSHFIGYLGLYPTLEQSGNKLTYGAIAKRGAKLAKKALYQAAIAAIRHNEQLNKLFLDKVSQGRAKKEAVVIVARKLAHIILAIYKNNVAYNPQRVFQASLS, via the coding sequence ATGCACTATTATGTAGGTATAGATATAGCAAAAGGTTTTCATGTTGCCTGTGTGGTTAATCAAGATGATAAAGTGATAAAGAAGTCACTTAAGTTCAGCAATGATGAGAATGGCTTTAATGAGCTACTTTTACTTTTAAACTCCATTGATGAAGTATCAACCTTTACCATTGGTATGGAAACCACTGGAATTTTCTTTGAAAATCTCTATCTTTATCTGAGTGAAAAAGGATTTAATGTACTATTACTCAATCCTTATCAAACAAATAGATTTAGAGAGATGGACAGCATGAAGAAAGTAAAAAATGACAACATTGATGCTTTAATGATAGCAGCTCTTATTAAATCAGGCAGATACTCTAAAGCCTATGTAAGTGAAGATACTTATCAGAGTATCAAATCACTCTATAGACATAAGAATAATCTACTTGAAGAGATGAAAAAGCATAAAAGACAAATCTCTACACTCTTAGCTGTGGTATTCCCAGAGATGGAACAAGTGATAAGAGATCCCTTTAATGTGACAGGCTTGGCACTTTTAGAGAAGTATCCAACTGCAAAGCATTATCATCATGCGAGTGTAGAGAGAATACTAAAAACCTTTCGGGGTATCAAAGGCAATAACTTCAATGAAGAAAAAGCTACAAAGCTTTTAGAGTTAGCCAAACACTCTGTTTATCAAGGCAATGGTGTAGATGAGAGAGCTTATGTTATTAAATCTCATATCCGAGTGATTAAGCTTCTACAAGAGGAGCTTAAAGAGCTTGAGAATGAGATGTTAAAGCTTTTTAATCAAACACCGCAACTTGAGAGTAATGAAGAGCAAGAGATTATGAATATTATTGATAATCTTAGAACCATACCAGGTGTGAGTGATAAAACCATCTTTGCTCTTATTAGTGAGTGTGGAGACTTAGCGCGATTCAAAAATAATTCTCACTTCATTGGTTATTTAGGTCTTTATCCTACACTAGAGCAATCAGGTAATAAACTCACCTACGGTGCAATCGCAAAAAGAGGTGCAAAGCTTGCTAAAAAAGCTCTCTATCAAGCCGCTATTGCTGCCATTAGGCATAATGAGCAACTCAACAAGCTTTTTCTTGACAAGGTCTCTCAAGGTAGAGCCAAAAAGGAAGCTGTTGTGATTGTTGCAAGGAAGCTTGCACATATCATTTTAGCTATATATAAAAACAATGTTGCCTATAACCCACAAAGGGTATTTCAAGCATCACTATCCTAA
- a CDS encoding HpcH/HpaI aldolase family protein yields the protein MSLKNKLKNNELTIGSWIMIGDTMSVEVMALAGFEWLVVDTEHTSIDLKTIQDLIATIQSSGIKALVRVSKNEEVIIKKVLDMGADGIIVPMVNSKEDALQAVEFAKYPPIGKRGVGLYRASKYGTGFEEYKKWVEEELVIIAQIEHIDAINNINEIISVEGIDGTIIGPYDLSGSIGHPGEFERDDVKDAVQTVLDSCKKNNIPSGFHVVDTDPSKLQEKIEQGCTFLAYGIDYFFMRDLAIKGMETIKKAIL from the coding sequence ATGTCACTAAAAAATAAACTAAAAAACAATGAGTTAACTATTGGTAGTTGGATAATGATAGGCGATACTATGAGTGTTGAAGTTATGGCTTTGGCTGGTTTTGAATGGCTTGTAGTAGATACAGAGCATACTTCAATAGACTTAAAAACAATTCAAGATTTAATAGCGACCATTCAATCAAGTGGAATAAAAGCACTTGTAAGAGTAAGTAAAAATGAAGAAGTAATCATAAAAAAAGTTTTAGATATGGGAGCTGATGGCATCATAGTGCCCATGGTAAATTCAAAAGAAGATGCGCTGCAGGCAGTAGAGTTTGCAAAGTACCCACCAATAGGCAAAAGAGGTGTTGGACTATACAGAGCTTCTAAATATGGAACAGGTTTTGAAGAATATAAAAAATGGGTGGAAGAAGAGCTTGTAATCATAGCTCAAATAGAGCATATAGATGCAATAAATAATATAAATGAAATTATAAGTGTAGAAGGAATAGATGGTACTATTATAGGTCCGTATGACTTAAGCGGTAGTATAGGTCATCCTGGAGAGTTTGAACGAGATGATGTAAAGGATGCTGTGCAAACTGTACTCGATAGTTGCAAAAAAAACAATATCCCCTCAGGTTTTCATGTAGTAGATACAGACCCATCAAAATTACAAGAGAAGATAGAACAAGGTTGTACATTTTTAGCTTACGGGATAGATTACTTTTTTATGCGAGATTTGGCTATAAAAGGGATGGAAACAATTAAAAAAGCAATCCTATAA